One part of the Rhizobium rhizogenes genome encodes these proteins:
- a CDS encoding sigma-54 dependent transcriptional regulator: MTAHVLVIDDDPVQRRLLKNAVERYGHLALLAENGKAGLELLKQYSGEINVIVLDLMMPEMDGLTFLKAVGELGTDVPVIVQTGQGGIDTVVQAMRAGAFDFVVKPVSPERIGAAISNALKLDRREAKARTGRRGRSNAVNFTDIVSASPAMLRVIELAQRAAQSSIPVVLEGESGVGKEMVARAIQSAGDRANKPFITVNCGAIPHNLVESILFGHEKGAFTGATEKHIGKFMEADGGTLFLDEIGDLPLDVQVKLLRAVQQGEIETVGSARVQKVNVRLISATNKNLIEEVKEGRFREDLYYRLNVFPITIPALRRRKEDIPHLARVFAERFSAEQKLPNPVGLDASALALLTAYDWPGNIRQLENAVFRAVVLSQGEELADTDFPQIALQLPEFAAMDDAGDSIRSPSGSSLKLAAYSPPPPPAESHAAVEEPTDVSTTIYRGGNLISSMDEAGNIRKLAEIEEELIRFALRFYRGQMSQVARKLGIGRSTLYRKLKDYGIDPDDPLRDAA; encoded by the coding sequence ATGACCGCGCATGTTCTCGTGATAGACGACGATCCCGTCCAGCGCCGCCTGCTCAAAAATGCGGTGGAACGTTATGGGCATCTGGCCTTGCTTGCCGAAAACGGCAAGGCGGGGCTGGAATTGCTCAAGCAATATAGCGGCGAGATCAATGTCATCGTCCTCGACCTCATGATGCCGGAGATGGATGGCCTTACCTTCTTGAAGGCCGTCGGCGAACTTGGCACGGATGTTCCTGTCATCGTCCAGACCGGGCAGGGCGGCATCGATACCGTCGTGCAGGCCATGCGCGCCGGCGCTTTCGATTTTGTCGTCAAGCCGGTCTCGCCGGAAAGGATAGGCGCCGCCATTTCCAATGCCCTCAAACTCGACAGGAGAGAGGCAAAGGCCCGCACGGGCAGACGTGGACGGAGCAATGCAGTGAATTTTACCGATATCGTGTCCGCAAGCCCCGCAATGCTGAGGGTCATAGAACTGGCGCAGCGCGCCGCCCAGTCCAGCATTCCCGTGGTGCTGGAAGGCGAGTCCGGTGTTGGCAAGGAAATGGTCGCCCGGGCTATCCAGTCCGCCGGCGACAGGGCGAACAAGCCGTTCATCACCGTCAATTGCGGCGCCATCCCGCATAATCTGGTGGAGAGCATCCTCTTCGGCCATGAAAAGGGCGCGTTTACGGGAGCTACGGAAAAACACATCGGCAAGTTCATGGAAGCGGATGGCGGTACGCTGTTCCTCGATGAAATCGGCGATCTGCCGCTGGACGTGCAGGTCAAGCTGCTGCGCGCGGTTCAGCAGGGTGAAATCGAAACCGTCGGCTCGGCACGGGTGCAGAAGGTCAATGTCCGGCTGATCTCCGCCACCAACAAGAACCTGATCGAAGAGGTGAAGGAAGGGCGCTTCCGCGAAGACCTTTATTACCGCCTCAACGTTTTCCCGATCACCATTCCGGCGCTGCGTCGCCGCAAGGAAGATATTCCGCATCTCGCAAGGGTTTTTGCCGAGCGTTTTTCCGCCGAGCAGAAACTGCCCAATCCGGTCGGTCTTGATGCCAGCGCGCTGGCGCTTCTGACGGCCTATGACTGGCCGGGCAATATTCGTCAGCTTGAAAACGCGGTCTTCCGTGCCGTTGTGCTGTCGCAGGGCGAGGAACTGGCGGATACCGATTTTCCGCAGATCGCGTTGCAGCTGCCGGAATTTGCGGCGATGGACGATGCGGGTGATTCCATCCGCTCTCCGTCCGGGTCGTCGCTGAAGCTGGCCGCCTATTCACCGCCGCCACCGCCTGCCGAAAGCCACGCCGCCGTGGAAGAGCCAACGGATGTTTCCACCACCATCTATCGGGGCGGAAACCTGATCTCGAGCATGGACGAAGCGGGCAATATTCGAAAGCTGGCCGAGATCGAGGAGGAGCTTATCCGCTTCGCACTGCGTTTTTATCGCGGGCAGATGAGTCAGGTTGCGAGGAAGCTCGGCATCGGCCGTTCGACGCTTTATCGAAAACTGAAGGATTACGGCATCGATCCCGACGATCCCCTTCGAGATGCCGCGTGA
- the pyk gene encoding pyruvate kinase, translating to MKRNRKVKILATLGPASSEEAMIEKLHLAGADLFRINMSHASHDVMRTLIQRIRSVESRNGRPIGILADLQGPKLRVGKFAEGKVELVPGQTFTLDNNDTPGDNTRVFLPHPEILEAVKPGHRLLIDDGKLHLRAEKSDGKSIVTTVISGTRISDRKGISLPDTLLGVGVLTDKDRVDLDAVLATNEVDWVALSFVQRPEDLAEVRKIARGRVGLMSKIEKPQAVERIEEIIELSDALMVARGDLGVEMPLEAVPGIQKQLTRACRRAGKPVVVATQMLESMITAPVPTRAEVSDVATAVFEGADAIMLSAESASGDYPVEAVSTMASIASTVEQDPYYSNIIYAQRAQPEPTGADAISLAARQIAETLKLAAIVTYTSSGTTGLRAARERPQVPIIALSPIIQTARRLSVVWGLHCVVTGDASDLDDMVNRACRIVVSEGFGKPGDRIIISAGVPLGTPGATNMVRIAYIGSDGQSGV from the coding sequence ATGAAGCGTAACCGCAAAGTCAAAATTCTTGCAACTCTCGGCCCGGCCTCTTCCGAAGAGGCGATGATCGAGAAGCTGCATCTCGCCGGCGCGGATCTTTTCCGGATCAATATGAGCCATGCGAGCCACGACGTGATGCGGACGCTCATTCAGCGCATCCGCTCGGTCGAGAGCCGCAACGGCCGCCCCATCGGCATTCTGGCCGACCTGCAGGGTCCCAAGCTGCGCGTCGGAAAATTCGCCGAAGGCAAGGTCGAGCTCGTTCCGGGCCAGACCTTCACGCTTGATAACAACGACACGCCCGGCGACAACACCCGCGTTTTCCTGCCGCACCCTGAAATCCTCGAGGCGGTAAAACCCGGCCACCGCCTGCTGATCGACGATGGCAAGCTGCACCTGCGCGCCGAAAAGAGCGACGGCAAGAGCATCGTCACCACCGTCATTTCCGGCACCCGCATTTCCGACCGCAAGGGCATCAGCCTGCCCGACACGCTGCTTGGCGTCGGCGTTTTGACCGACAAGGACCGCGTCGACCTCGACGCTGTTCTCGCCACCAACGAGGTGGACTGGGTCGCGCTTTCCTTCGTCCAGCGTCCTGAGGACCTTGCCGAAGTTCGCAAGATCGCGCGCGGCCGCGTCGGCCTGATGTCGAAGATCGAAAAGCCGCAGGCTGTCGAGCGCATCGAGGAAATCATCGAGCTTTCCGACGCGCTGATGGTCGCCCGCGGCGATCTCGGCGTCGAAATGCCGCTGGAAGCCGTTCCGGGCATCCAGAAACAGCTGACCCGCGCCTGCCGCCGCGCTGGCAAGCCGGTCGTGGTCGCCACGCAGATGCTGGAATCGATGATCACCGCTCCCGTGCCGACCCGCGCCGAGGTCTCCGACGTCGCCACCGCCGTCTTCGAAGGCGCTGACGCCATCATGCTCTCTGCTGAATCCGCCTCCGGCGACTACCCGGTGGAAGCGGTTTCCACCATGGCCTCCATTGCCAGCACGGTGGAGCAGGACCCCTATTATTCCAATATCATCTATGCGCAGCGCGCCCAGCCTGAACCGACAGGCGCCGACGCCATTTCGCTTGCCGCCCGCCAGATCGCCGAAACGCTGAAGCTTGCGGCAATCGTCACCTATACGTCCTCGGGCACGACCGGTCTGCGCGCCGCGCGCGAACGGCCGCAGGTTCCGATCATCGCGCTGTCGCCGATCATCCAGACCGCGCGCCGCCTGTCGGTTGTCTGGGGCCTGCACTGCGTTGTCACTGGCGATGCCAGCGACCTCGACGACATGGTGAACCGCGCTTGTCGCATCGTCGTTTCCGAAGGCTTCGGCAAGCCGGGCGACCGCATCATCATCTCGGCCGGTGTACCGCTCGGCACGCCCGGCGCGACCAATATGGTGCGTATCGCCTATATCGGCTCGGACGGCCAGAGCGGCGTCTGA
- a CDS encoding DUF882 domain-containing protein → MTEIVFQAGIELPYLHRNNALSAKIARGLIKDICTKLSARAVTFACLMLAAMPFAGISATEAAAETRSLKLYYIHTREKAVITFKRNGKYDQKGLQELNRFLRDWRRNQPTRMDPRLFDLVWEVYRRSGATDYINVVSAFRSPETNGLLRSRTKGVAEKSQHMLGKAMDFYIPGVKLSRLREIGMQMQIGGVGFYPSSGSPFVHMDVGGVRAWPRMSRQELVRIFPNGNTLHLPSDGKPLPGYEQALADYKKRVSSSSIQVASSAGAGPASSGGGGKRKTLLQALFGGGGDEDEDPDSIAAPAPAERPAVARPAAPQQAAPEPEPTIAVASAQSLPGVNDAPLPTARPAFGNQPPANTGLATALYSPARNAAQDALQAATTPTPASAPAERQQFADLAEVSVPVPTLLGPRGMRGDAEGSILTASADGATPAATGELASVPVPANRPAVAEALLAAANADPEGEDDLAEAQQDTLSPTVVAALEQSGQAARSQVQSAAMPTAAPFPAAVNHKVTVAPAQTAKAEPQEGFGDAFDLKPAINGGLTAGLPTKGGRPSKQDAAVSHQAMVGGGRLTQDLISDWALNQNKGTTGRSVKAPRVVANRMLSHDMSASATSASFKPGAAAIESSRFSTPVKMH, encoded by the coding sequence GTGACAGAAATTGTCTTCCAGGCGGGGATCGAATTGCCATATCTGCATCGGAATAACGCGCTTTCGGCAAAGATTGCGCGCGGCTTGATCAAGGATATATGCACGAAGCTGTCGGCACGCGCTGTCACCTTTGCCTGCCTGATGCTCGCCGCAATGCCTTTCGCAGGCATTTCGGCGACGGAAGCCGCCGCCGAAACACGCAGCCTCAAACTGTATTATATCCATACACGCGAGAAGGCGGTCATCACCTTCAAGCGCAATGGAAAATATGACCAGAAAGGTCTGCAGGAACTGAACCGGTTCCTGCGCGACTGGCGCCGCAATCAGCCGACACGCATGGACCCGCGCCTTTTCGATCTCGTCTGGGAAGTCTATCGTCGCAGCGGCGCGACTGATTATATCAACGTCGTTTCCGCCTTCCGTTCGCCGGAGACCAATGGTCTGCTGCGTTCGCGCACCAAGGGCGTTGCGGAAAAAAGCCAGCATATGCTTGGCAAGGCGATGGATTTTTACATACCCGGCGTGAAGCTTTCCCGCCTGCGCGAAATCGGCATGCAGATGCAGATCGGTGGCGTCGGCTTTTATCCCAGCTCCGGTTCTCCCTTCGTGCACATGGATGTTGGCGGCGTTCGCGCCTGGCCGCGCATGAGCCGTCAGGAACTGGTGCGTATCTTCCCGAACGGCAACACGCTGCATCTTCCTTCCGACGGCAAACCGCTTCCGGGTTACGAGCAGGCTCTGGCCGATTACAAGAAGCGCGTCAGCTCCTCTTCCATTCAGGTAGCTTCCAGCGCCGGTGCCGGTCCTGCCTCCTCCGGTGGTGGCGGCAAGCGCAAGACATTGCTGCAGGCGCTGTTTGGCGGCGGAGGCGACGAGGATGAAGATCCCGATAGCATCGCAGCGCCGGCGCCGGCAGAACGCCCGGCCGTCGCCCGTCCGGCCGCTCCGCAGCAGGCCGCTCCCGAGCCGGAACCGACAATTGCTGTTGCTTCAGCGCAATCTCTTCCCGGCGTGAACGATGCGCCGCTGCCGACGGCTCGTCCCGCTTTCGGCAACCAGCCGCCGGCCAATACCGGCCTTGCGACCGCGCTTTATTCTCCTGCCCGCAATGCAGCGCAGGACGCGCTGCAGGCAGCGACGACGCCGACACCGGCTTCCGCTCCGGCCGAGCGCCAGCAATTTGCTGATCTGGCCGAGGTCTCCGTGCCGGTGCCGACGCTTCTCGGGCCGCGTGGCATGAGAGGGGATGCGGAAGGATCGATACTGACGGCTTCCGCCGATGGTGCGACACCGGCGGCGACAGGTGAACTTGCCTCCGTTCCGGTTCCCGCGAATCGGCCGGCCGTGGCGGAAGCCCTGCTTGCGGCTGCCAATGCCGATCCGGAAGGTGAAGACGATCTCGCCGAGGCCCAGCAGGATACGCTTTCTCCGACGGTGGTTGCGGCTCTTGAACAGAGTGGTCAGGCTGCGCGTTCGCAGGTCCAGTCCGCAGCGATGCCGACGGCCGCGCCGTTCCCGGCCGCCGTCAACCACAAGGTCACGGTTGCGCCTGCTCAAACCGCCAAGGCGGAGCCGCAGGAAGGTTTCGGTGATGCCTTCGATCTGAAGCCTGCCATCAATGGCGGTCTCACTGCCGGTCTGCCGACCAAGGGTGGACGACCGAGCAAGCAGGATGCGGCGGTTTCCCATCAGGCGATGGTCGGCGGTGGCCGTCTGACGCAGGACCTGATCTCGGATTGGGCGCTTAACCAGAACAAGGGCACGACCGGCCGCTCGGTAAAGGCGCCGCGTGTTGTCGCCAACCGTATGCTCAGCCACGACATGTCGGCTTCGGCGACCTCCGCAAGCTTCAAGCCCGGTGCGGCGGCAATCGAGTCCAGCCGCTTCAGCACGCCTGTGAAGATGCACTGA